A single genomic interval of Metasolibacillus fluoroglycofenilyticus harbors:
- a CDS encoding LegC family aminotransferase, which produces MNNQWIQFAEQVRQLYGKDFVPLHEPTFNDKELEYVTDCIKTGWVSSVGAYVTKFEEELAKFVGVKRAVAVVNGTAALHIALKVGGVEAEDEVLMPSLTFIATANAISYCSAIPHLVDVHEDTMGMDPFKLEKYLQEIAEVRGNELYNKQTNRRIKALVPMHTFGHAAHLDELVALANKYHLVLVEDAAESLGTYYKGKHTGSFGKVNAMSFNGNKIITTGGGGAILTDDDALANYAKHLTTTAKVPHKWEYAHDEVGYNYRMPNMNAALGCAQLEKLEQFLVQKKALTSKYEELIAQLDGVTLFTEPAHSNSNYWLQTLKLDASLERDQVLAFLNEQGVMSRPIWRPMHELDMYKHCPSTDLTVTNELKKRIVNIASTPVEVK; this is translated from the coding sequence ATGAATAATCAATGGATACAATTTGCAGAGCAAGTAAGACAACTGTATGGCAAAGATTTTGTACCATTACATGAGCCAACATTTAACGATAAAGAGCTGGAGTATGTAACTGATTGTATAAAAACAGGCTGGGTATCTTCTGTTGGTGCTTATGTAACAAAATTTGAGGAAGAGCTTGCGAAATTTGTCGGTGTGAAGCGTGCTGTAGCAGTTGTCAATGGAACGGCAGCACTGCATATTGCATTAAAAGTAGGGGGGGTAGAGGCAGAAGACGAGGTGCTGATGCCTTCGCTTACTTTTATTGCAACAGCAAATGCCATAAGCTATTGTAGCGCCATTCCTCACTTAGTGGATGTACATGAGGACACAATGGGGATGGACCCATTTAAGCTGGAGAAGTACTTACAAGAAATTGCTGAAGTACGAGGCAATGAATTATACAATAAGCAGACAAACCGCCGCATAAAGGCATTAGTGCCAATGCATACATTTGGCCATGCAGCCCATTTAGATGAGCTTGTGGCATTAGCTAATAAATATCATTTAGTGCTTGTGGAAGATGCGGCAGAATCTTTAGGCACTTATTATAAAGGCAAGCATACAGGTAGCTTTGGAAAAGTGAATGCGATGAGCTTTAATGGCAATAAAATCATTACAACTGGTGGAGGCGGTGCCATTTTAACAGACGATGACGCACTAGCTAATTATGCTAAGCATTTAACGACAACTGCTAAAGTACCGCATAAATGGGAATACGCACATGATGAGGTGGGCTATAATTATCGTATGCCAAATATGAATGCAGCACTTGGCTGTGCGCAATTAGAAAAGTTGGAGCAGTTTTTAGTCCAAAAAAAAGCATTAACGAGCAAATATGAGGAGCTTATCGCTCAGTTAGATGGTGTGACATTATTTACAGAGCCAGCGCATAGCAACAGTAACTACTGGCTACAAACATTAAAGTTAGATGCTTCATTAGAACGTGATCAGGTTTTAGCTTTTTTAAATGAGCAAGGTGTTATGAGTCGCCCAATTTGGCGACCGATGCATGAGCTGGATATGTACAAGCATTGTCCAAGTACGGATTTGACTGTGACGAATGAGTTGAAAAAGCGCATAGTGAATATAGCAAGTACGCCAGTTGAGGTGAAATAG
- the neuC gene encoding UDP-N-acetylglucosamine 2-epimerase, which produces MKRKICVVTGTRAEYGLLYWLIKRLYEDTNVDLQIIATGMHLSPEFGLTVKQIEQDGFKIDEKLEMLLSSDTPTAIAKSIGLGVITFSDALSRLNPDIMVVLGDRFEIFSAAQAAMILRIPIAHIHGGELTEGLIDESIRHSITKMSQIHFTATNEYRERVIQMGEQPNTVYNVGTLGLEGIKNIKLLSKEKLSESINFKLNKYFLVTLHPTTLESGTAEWQIKSLLKVLDTFPKHQVIFTKTNADTDGRIINQCIEEYVLENSTRCCVFDSLGQLRYLSAIQHCEAVIGNSSSGLLEVPFLRKPTVNIGIRQGGRLKAKSVIDCDFNINNLTDAISKAISNDFNKQIQHIETLYAVGSTSEQIVKILNEIEVENISIKKFYDL; this is translated from the coding sequence ATGAAACGTAAAATATGTGTAGTAACTGGCACAAGAGCAGAATATGGTCTATTATATTGGCTAATAAAGCGTCTATATGAGGATACAAATGTGGATTTGCAGATTATTGCGACAGGAATGCACCTTTCACCGGAATTTGGATTGACTGTAAAGCAAATAGAGCAGGATGGCTTTAAAATTGATGAAAAATTGGAAATGCTATTATCCAGTGATACGCCAACCGCAATTGCAAAATCGATAGGTTTAGGGGTTATCACTTTTTCCGATGCTTTAAGTAGATTAAATCCAGATATTATGGTGGTATTAGGTGATCGTTTTGAAATTTTTTCAGCAGCGCAAGCAGCTATGATTTTGCGTATTCCGATTGCTCATATACATGGTGGAGAATTAACAGAAGGACTGATAGATGAGTCGATTCGTCATTCAATCACTAAAATGTCGCAAATACATTTTACTGCTACAAATGAGTATCGTGAGCGTGTTATACAGATGGGTGAACAGCCAAATACAGTTTATAATGTTGGCACTTTAGGTTTAGAAGGAATAAAAAATATAAAGTTACTTTCAAAAGAAAAATTATCTGAAAGTATCAATTTTAAATTAAATAAATATTTCCTTGTTACGTTACACCCAACAACATTAGAAAGTGGAACTGCTGAATGGCAAATCAAATCGCTATTAAAAGTATTAGATACCTTCCCGAAGCACCAAGTCATTTTTACAAAAACAAACGCTGATACTGATGGGCGAATTATTAATCAATGTATTGAAGAATATGTACTAGAAAATTCAACGAGGTGCTGTGTATTTGATTCATTAGGACAACTAAGATATTTAAGTGCAATTCAGCATTGTGAAGCTGTAATAGGTAATTCATCAAGTGGATTATTAGAAGTGCCATTTTTGAGAAAGCCTACAGTAAATATTGGAATTCGCCAGGGGGGGCGCTTAAAGGCTAAATCGGTTATTGATTGTGATTTTAACATTAATAATTTAACTGATGCAATTAGTAAAGCGATTTCTAATGATTTCAATAAACAAATACAGCATATAGAAACGTTATATGCTGTGGGGAGTACATCAGAACAAATTGTAAAGATATTAAACGAGATTGAAGTGGAGAATATTTCAATAAAGAAATTTTATGATTTATAG
- a CDS encoding methionyl-tRNA formyltransferase, whose amino-acid sequence MKVLFMGCVKSSLRFLEALYFKTEAEIVGVVTKVQSDYNADHVSLHSFCNEEEIDWLDYQNNDQLAQWVKLKCPDIIYCFGWSYLLPKEVYSIPKLGAVGYHPTLLPQNRGRHPIIWTLVLGLKETGSTFFYLDDLPDSGAILNQRKLHLDDYETASTLYSKLLNVGEQQVVELTNDFIKGTLKPIVQDEEKATYWRKRGELDGKIDWRMSSQMIINLINALSKPYGGAHFEYYGKKIKVWRAEEVEYSNIDNLIPGEIVDFGDSFFIIKTSDKLLKIVDYEGDFVVNKIKYL is encoded by the coding sequence ATGAAAGTATTATTTATGGGGTGTGTAAAATCAAGTTTAAGATTTTTAGAAGCCTTGTATTTTAAAACAGAGGCAGAAATAGTTGGAGTAGTAACAAAAGTACAATCTGATTATAATGCTGATCACGTGTCATTACATTCTTTTTGTAATGAAGAGGAAATAGATTGGTTAGATTATCAAAATAATGATCAGTTAGCTCAATGGGTGAAGTTAAAGTGTCCTGATATTATTTATTGCTTTGGATGGTCATATTTATTACCTAAAGAAGTTTATTCTATTCCTAAATTGGGGGCAGTTGGTTATCATCCAACACTATTGCCTCAAAATAGAGGGAGGCATCCTATTATTTGGACGCTTGTTTTGGGGTTAAAAGAAACAGGATCCACTTTTTTTTATTTAGATGATTTACCAGATTCAGGTGCAATTTTAAATCAGAGAAAACTCCATTTAGATGATTATGAAACAGCTAGTACTCTTTATAGTAAGCTTTTAAATGTTGGGGAGCAACAAGTTGTAGAACTAACAAATGACTTTATTAAAGGGACTTTAAAACCTATTGTTCAAGATGAGGAAAAGGCAACTTATTGGAGAAAACGGGGGGAATTAGATGGTAAAATAGATTGGCGTATGAGCTCACAAATGATTATAAACCTTATAAATGCGTTATCAAAGCCCTATGGGGGGGCGCATTTTGAGTATTATGGTAAAAAAATAAAAGTATGGCGGGCAGAGGAGGTTGAATATAGTAATATAGATAACCTAATACCAGGCGAAATAGTAGATTTTGGTGACAGTTTTTTTATAATTAAAACATCTGACAAACTATTGAAAATAGTAGATTATGAAGGCGATTTTGTGGTCAATAAAATTAAATATTTGTAG
- a CDS encoding GNAT family N-acetyltransferase codes for MELKLLNAEEYEYYLESLNKLFSMTFEREIHPEYLRWRYLQNPSEDLLVAVAIENNEIVANYSASPCSIIFNGQTYKTALSMTTMTHPEYNGRGLFTKLADLLYLEMKKRGYSLIWGFPNNNSHGIFKSKLGWEDIYEIPTFKLELSKTRDILIEKTYTLELDNTFENFKAYPIRRKIQVEKSKEFYKWRYTNNPINEYFNCNLKYLEEYKANIVYKNFGDSVDIVEIEGESDEFKLILLQKLILELKDQGKRDINCWLNISGNLHNLLERIGFYNTSPITYFGGKNLGGNLEICNYKIWDISMGDSDVY; via the coding sequence ATGGAATTAAAATTATTGAATGCGGAAGAATATGAATATTATTTAGAATCGCTTAACAAATTATTTAGTATGACTTTTGAAAGAGAAATTCACCCAGAATATTTAAGATGGAGATATTTACAAAATCCCTCAGAAGATTTATTGGTAGCAGTAGCTATTGAAAATAATGAAATTGTAGCAAATTATTCTGCATCACCATGTAGTATAATTTTTAATGGGCAAACATATAAAACAGCACTTTCAATGACTACTATGACGCACCCTGAATACAATGGTAGAGGCTTATTTACTAAGTTAGCCGATTTATTATATTTAGAAATGAAAAAGAGGGGCTATAGTTTAATTTGGGGATTTCCAAACAACAATTCCCATGGTATTTTTAAGTCTAAACTAGGGTGGGAGGATATTTATGAAATCCCAACATTTAAATTAGAATTATCTAAAACAAGAGATATTTTAATAGAAAAAACATATACACTTGAGTTGGATAATACTTTTGAAAATTTTAAAGCTTATCCAATAAGAAGAAAAATTCAAGTCGAAAAAAGTAAAGAATTTTATAAGTGGAGGTATACTAATAATCCTATTAATGAATATTTTAATTGCAATTTAAAGTACCTAGAAGAATATAAAGCAAATATAGTATATAAAAACTTTGGAGATAGTGTTGATATTGTTGAAATTGAAGGAGAATCTGATGAGTTTAAATTAATTTTATTACAAAAATTAATTCTAGAATTAAAAGATCAAGGAAAGAGAGATATAAATTGCTGGTTAAATATAAGTGGTAATCTACATAACCTATTAGAAAGAATAGGATTTTATAATACATCTCCAATAACTTATTTCGGTGGTAAAAATTTAGGTGGAAATCTAGAAATCTGTAACTATAAAATATGGGATATTTCAATGGGAGATTCTGATGTCTATTAG
- the neuC gene encoding UDP-N-acetylglucosamine 2-epimerase, which produces MSIRKIVAFTGIRSDYDLLSRFYKKILDTDGFELKLIVGGAHLSKRMGYTIQEIINDEIPILSRVESLLDSDSFSSRVKSLSILMQSSTDIIADYNPDLIIVVGDREEVLVGATIGTYLKIPVAHFFGGDHTTGGHVDNPIRHATSKLANIHFVSNRFSEQRLLAMGEEKRGIFNIGSPSLDKFKDTVYMSKTEVLGKLGIPNNFNEYALLIFHPEAGDERKSGEYLNNILHVLEEKNIFTFVSYPNSDGGYSEIISVLEKYKYDENFYIYKNLPREIFVNVFRNCSFVIGNSSMGIYEAPLLKKPVINIGNRQIGRFTTSNVQFIGTDKVSITQAILKLDDKSYQEKLKNIESIYGDGNSSERAIEILKQMDFREYLYKKYDPLGVTYE; this is translated from the coding sequence ATGTCTATTAGAAAAATAGTTGCTTTTACAGGGATTAGATCTGATTATGACTTATTGAGTAGATTTTATAAAAAAATTCTTGATACAGATGGTTTTGAATTGAAATTAATAGTTGGTGGTGCACACCTTTCAAAACGAATGGGTTACACAATACAAGAAATTATAAATGATGAAATTCCAATCCTATCTAGAGTGGAATCCTTATTAGATTCTGATAGCTTTTCTAGTAGGGTAAAATCTCTATCAATTTTAATGCAAAGTTCCACCGATATAATAGCTGATTATAATCCAGATTTAATAATTGTAGTAGGAGATAGGGAAGAAGTTCTGGTTGGAGCAACTATAGGAACATATTTGAAAATTCCTGTTGCGCATTTTTTTGGTGGGGATCATACTACTGGGGGACATGTTGATAATCCTATTCGGCATGCAACTTCTAAATTAGCGAATATTCATTTTGTCTCTAATCGATTTTCAGAGCAAAGATTGTTAGCAATGGGTGAAGAAAAAAGAGGGATTTTCAATATTGGAAGCCCTTCATTGGACAAATTTAAAGATACTGTGTATATGAGTAAAACTGAAGTTTTAGGAAAACTAGGTATCCCAAATAATTTTAATGAGTATGCTTTATTAATTTTCCATCCGGAAGCTGGTGACGAGAGAAAATCAGGTGAATACTTAAATAATATATTACATGTATTGGAAGAAAAGAATATATTTACCTTTGTTAGTTATCCTAATTCTGATGGAGGCTATTCAGAAATTATCAGCGTTTTGGAAAAATACAAGTATGATGAAAATTTTTATATATACAAAAATCTACCAAGAGAAATTTTTGTGAATGTATTTAGAAATTGTTCATTTGTGATAGGAAACTCTAGTATGGGAATTTATGAAGCTCCTTTGTTAAAAAAGCCAGTAATTAATATAGGGAATCGCCAAATAGGGAGATTCACTACTTCAAATGTACAATTTATTGGGACTGATAAAGTGTCAATAACTCAAGCAATATTAAAACTAGATGATAAATCTTATCAAGAAAAATTGAAAAATATAGAATCTATATATGGAGATGGAAATTCTTCGGAACGGGCAATAGAAATATTGAAGCAAATGGATTTCCGTGAATATCTATATAAAAAATATGATCCTTTAGGAGTTACTTATGAATAA
- a CDS encoding PIG-L deacetylase family protein has product MNKKIVIVTPHPDDETLGCGGTILKNIERGYKVIWLIITKAGNFVSNEWKDKRAREIKRVTRLYKFEKTIELNFEAAALDQVSCSRLIAGISEAFKEIQPNIVYVPYPSDIHSDHKAVFDATMACTKWFRYPSVEKVFAYETLSETDFTINPDANNFRPNVFVNIDKFLDKKIEIMNIYESEVSDFPFPRSEKAIRALAHIRGAASGYEAAEAFMLLKERVE; this is encoded by the coding sequence ATGAATAAAAAAATAGTTATAGTAACCCCACATCCAGATGATGAAACATTGGGATGTGGAGGTACTATTTTGAAAAATATTGAACGGGGTTATAAAGTTATCTGGTTGATTATAACGAAAGCTGGAAATTTTGTATCAAATGAATGGAAAGATAAAAGAGCTAGGGAAATAAAGCGTGTAACAAGGCTTTATAAATTTGAGAAGACAATTGAACTAAACTTTGAAGCTGCTGCATTAGACCAAGTTTCCTGTAGCAGATTAATCGCGGGAATTAGTGAGGCATTTAAAGAAATTCAACCAAATATTGTTTATGTACCCTATCCAAGTGATATTCATTCGGACCACAAGGCTGTATTTGATGCAACAATGGCTTGCACAAAATGGTTTAGATACCCTTCAGTTGAGAAAGTATTTGCTTATGAAACACTTTCTGAAACAGACTTTACAATTAATCCTGATGCAAATAATTTTAGACCAAATGTTTTTGTAAATATTGATAAGTTTTTAGACAAAAAAATAGAAATTATGAATATTTATGAATCGGAAGTGAGTGACTTTCCATTTCCCAGAAGCGAAAAAGCAATTAGAGCGTTAGCACATATAAGAGGAGCAGCAAGTGGCTATGAAGCAGCAGAAGCATTTATGCTATTAAAGGAGAGAGTTGAATGA
- the neuB gene encoding N-acetylneuraminate synthase has protein sequence MKKTYIIAEAGVNHNGSFDMAKQLVDVAKTAGADAVKFQTFKAENLVTKNAKQADYQIENLQEATTQFAMLKKLELTFEEFTELQQYCVDKGIEFLSTPFDYESVDFLFDKLHIKTAKIPSGELTNAPFIYAIAKKKKPIILSTGMATIEDIHEALSYIAFGLAEKNDMQQVEAFYATQDAKKLLKQYVTILHCTTEYPAPFNTINLHAMSTLQQEFQVPIGLSDHSEGIVVPTAAVALGATVIEKHFTLDKTLEGPDHVASLEPDELQQMVKQIRQIEQALGNGHKEPSVVELKNRIPARKSLVANTAIKKGEMFTAENLTVKRPGSGITPSKYWAYLGKEAEKAYEQDELINE, from the coding sequence ATGAAAAAAACCTATATCATCGCAGAAGCAGGTGTCAACCATAACGGCTCTTTTGACATGGCAAAGCAACTAGTAGATGTGGCGAAGACTGCTGGTGCTGATGCTGTAAAATTTCAAACGTTTAAAGCAGAAAATCTCGTAACTAAAAATGCTAAGCAGGCGGACTATCAAATAGAAAATTTGCAAGAGGCTACCACGCAATTCGCTATGTTGAAAAAACTAGAGCTGACATTTGAAGAATTTACTGAGCTTCAACAATATTGTGTCGACAAAGGAATAGAATTTTTATCGACACCTTTTGATTATGAAAGTGTCGATTTTTTATTCGACAAGCTACATATTAAAACGGCAAAAATCCCATCAGGTGAATTGACAAATGCTCCATTTATTTATGCCATTGCGAAGAAGAAAAAGCCGATTATTTTATCAACGGGTATGGCGACAATCGAGGATATTCATGAGGCCCTAAGCTATATTGCTTTTGGTTTAGCGGAGAAAAATGACATGCAACAAGTCGAAGCGTTTTATGCAACACAAGATGCAAAAAAACTATTAAAACAATATGTAACCATTTTACATTGTACAACCGAATATCCAGCTCCTTTTAATACAATTAATTTACACGCGATGTCGACATTGCAACAGGAGTTCCAAGTACCAATTGGCTTATCTGACCATTCTGAAGGAATAGTGGTTCCAACAGCAGCAGTTGCTTTAGGGGCAACTGTTATCGAAAAACACTTTACATTGGACAAAACACTAGAGGGACCTGACCATGTTGCATCCTTAGAGCCTGACGAATTGCAACAAATGGTGAAGCAAATTCGACAGATTGAGCAAGCGTTAGGAAATGGACATAAGGAGCCATCGGTAGTGGAATTAAAAAATAGAATTCCGGCAAGAAAGAGTTTAGTAGCAAACACAGCTATTAAAAAAGGTGAGATGTTTACTGCTGAAAATCTAACTGTAAAACGTCCAGGAAGCGGGATTACCCCTTCAAAATATTGGGCGTATCTCGGTAAAGAAGCAGAAAAAGCATATGAACAGGATGAACTTATCAATGAATAA
- a CDS encoding acetyltransferase, which translates to MNKPLIVIGNGGHAAVLTEILIAQGQDIIGFTAPQEEYNRFGLNYLGTDQIIAQYATEKVELVLGIGMLKPSSLREKVFKVLKEKGYRFKSVIHPSTIIAPSAILGEGVQLMAGVIIQTATVIADNTIINTSAMIDHDGMIGAHVHIAPGTKISGAVRIGNSTHIGTGTIIIQGIRIGENCLIGAGSVVVKNMNSNIKAYGVPAKEVKSIE; encoded by the coding sequence ATGAATAAGCCATTAATTGTTATTGGTAATGGTGGACATGCTGCCGTTTTAACAGAAATATTAATAGCACAGGGACAAGACATAATTGGTTTTACGGCACCGCAAGAGGAGTATAATCGGTTTGGTTTGAATTATCTAGGCACAGACCAAATCATTGCACAGTATGCAACGGAGAAAGTTGAATTAGTTTTAGGCATTGGGATGCTCAAGCCCTCATCATTACGTGAAAAAGTATTTAAGGTGCTAAAAGAAAAAGGCTATCGTTTTAAATCCGTTATTCATCCTTCTACAATCATTGCCCCTTCTGCAATATTAGGAGAAGGTGTTCAACTTATGGCGGGGGTGATTATTCAAACTGCTACTGTTATAGCCGATAATACAATTATAAACACAAGTGCAATGATTGATCATGATGGCATGATTGGGGCACATGTACATATTGCACCGGGAACTAAAATTTCAGGTGCTGTTCGCATTGGCAACAGCACACATATAGGAACAGGTACAATAATTATTCAAGGAATACGAATTGGAGAAAATTGTTTAATTGGTGCAGGCTCTGTTGTAGTAAAAAATATGAATAGTAATATAAAAGCATATGGCGTACCAGCAAAGGAAGTGAAGTCAATTGAATGA
- a CDS encoding nucleotidyltransferase family protein codes for MNDWRKIIVTENQKLFETMQIIDKTSLQFAVVVGENDQLLGTVTDGDIRRGILRGEGLDVPIHKIMNRNPISAQIGRKMSEYKGLMKSKKLKQLPIINEANQVIDILFIDQLETPINQNQVVLMLGGLGTRLRPLTNDIPKPMLKVGNKPIVETIVDGFKQYGYTNFIFSVNYKKEIIQSYFQAGEPFGVTIEYVEEEKRMGTAGALSLLENRPNEPFFVMNGDLLTQVNFNQLMQFHKEQQAVATMCVREYEFQVPYGVIETDGTDLLSIKEKPIHRSFVNAGIYVLSPEVFDYIPPDMFYDMPTLFEQLIEHGKKTSVFPIHEYWLDIGQVDDFERANEEIKELSQ; via the coding sequence TTGAATGATTGGAGAAAAATTATAGTAACTGAAAATCAAAAGCTATTTGAAACCATGCAAATCATCGATAAAACATCCTTGCAATTTGCGGTTGTAGTAGGCGAAAATGACCAATTACTTGGTACGGTAACCGATGGGGATATCCGCCGTGGCATTTTACGTGGTGAAGGGCTAGATGTTCCTATTCATAAGATTATGAATAGGAACCCTATCAGTGCCCAAATCGGTCGTAAAATGAGTGAATACAAAGGGTTGATGAAGTCTAAAAAACTAAAGCAATTACCTATAATTAATGAAGCAAACCAAGTAATTGATATTTTATTCATTGACCAATTAGAAACACCTATAAATCAAAATCAAGTCGTTTTAATGCTTGGGGGGCTAGGTACAAGACTACGCCCACTCACTAATGATATCCCAAAGCCAATGCTAAAGGTTGGAAATAAGCCAATTGTAGAGACAATTGTGGACGGCTTCAAGCAATATGGTTATACAAACTTTATTTTTTCAGTGAATTATAAAAAAGAGATTATCCAAAGTTATTTCCAAGCTGGTGAGCCATTTGGTGTAACGATTGAGTATGTGGAAGAAGAAAAACGAATGGGTACAGCGGGAGCACTATCACTGCTTGAAAACCGCCCAAATGAACCGTTTTTTGTAATGAATGGTGACTTATTAACGCAAGTAAACTTCAATCAATTAATGCAGTTTCATAAGGAGCAGCAAGCTGTTGCGACAATGTGTGTTAGAGAATACGAATTCCAAGTGCCTTATGGCGTAATTGAGACAGATGGAACAGACCTATTGTCGATTAAAGAAAAGCCAATTCACCGAAGCTTTGTCAATGCAGGGATTTATGTACTGAGTCCGGAAGTATTTGATTATATACCGCCCGATATGTTTTATGATATGCCAACATTGTTTGAGCAGCTTATTGAGCATGGCAAAAAGACATCTGTTTTCCCAATACATGAATATTGGCTGGACATTGGACAAGTGGATGATTTTGAACGAGCAAATGAAGAAATAAAGGAGCTATCGCAATGA
- a CDS encoding cytidylyltransferase domain-containing protein, which produces MKPKILAIIPARGGSKGVPRKNIRDLAGKPLIAWTIEEAKKSKYINRLILTSEDDEIIEVARKYGCEVPFKRPIELAQDDTAGIEPVLHAIKQCPGYDYVVLLQPTSPLRTVEDIDGCIETLLASGSHFCVSVTEPNQSPYWMYTLENDKMIPLMPQEKLVTRRQELAKCYALNGAVYVGKVSAILSEQSFLTEETTAFIMPKDKSFDIDTELDMVVCEQLLKTKRNIL; this is translated from the coding sequence ATGAAGCCTAAAATTTTAGCTATTATTCCAGCGCGCGGTGGTTCAAAAGGTGTTCCAAGAAAAAACATCCGGGATTTAGCAGGAAAACCATTGATAGCATGGACAATTGAGGAAGCAAAAAAGTCAAAGTATATCAATCGACTTATTTTAACTTCAGAGGATGATGAAATTATAGAAGTAGCTCGAAAATATGGTTGTGAGGTCCCTTTTAAACGTCCAATTGAATTAGCACAAGACGATACAGCAGGTATTGAACCAGTACTTCATGCAATCAAACAATGTCCTGGCTATGATTATGTCGTATTATTACAGCCGACATCTCCGCTAAGAACAGTTGAGGATATTGATGGTTGTATCGAAACGCTACTTGCGAGCGGTAGTCATTTTTGTGTATCAGTAACGGAACCTAATCAATCTCCATATTGGATGTACACTTTAGAAAATGACAAAATGATTCCTTTAATGCCCCAGGAAAAGTTAGTCACAAGGCGACAAGAGCTTGCAAAATGTTATGCATTAAATGGCGCAGTGTATGTAGGAAAAGTATCAGCCATTCTAAGTGAACAATCGTTTCTCACTGAGGAAACAACAGCTTTTATAATGCCTAAAGACAAATCTTTTGATATTGATACGGAGTTAGATATGGTGGTTTGTGAGCAGTTGTTAAAAACAAAAAGAAATATTCTTTAA
- a CDS encoding methyltransferase domain-containing protein: MSYINREYWDQFYKNTKGLSDASTFSEYILTRIKNQQSQIIVVDLGCGTGKDSFNFVKNGFETIGVDGSEEVTKINKSKVKTMSVANIDFYCIDLSDRVKVTTLMKSFNESAKVSRKKILFYTRFFLHAIPEQVEDILLENIHVNIDVPFLLASEFRTKEDADLDKIYDNHYRRYIDTDELLRKVLNLGFSVQSFTKGRGLSVYKNEDPYLARVIVEKQ, from the coding sequence ATGAGTTATATAAATAGAGAATACTGGGATCAATTTTATAAAAATACTAAGGGATTAAGCGATGCTTCGACATTTAGTGAGTATATTTTAACTAGAATTAAAAATCAACAATCTCAAATTATAGTAGTTGATTTAGGGTGTGGTACAGGAAAAGATAGCTTTAACTTTGTTAAAAATGGCTTTGAAACAATTGGCGTAGACGGTTCGGAAGAAGTAACTAAAATTAACAAGAGTAAGGTAAAAACAATGTCGGTAGCTAATATTGATTTTTATTGTATAGATTTAAGTGACAGAGTTAAAGTTACAACTTTGATGAAGAGTTTTAATGAGTCTGCTAAAGTAAGTCGGAAGAAAATATTATTCTATACACGTTTTTTCCTACATGCTATACCTGAACAAGTTGAAGATATTTTGCTCGAAAATATACATGTCAATATAGATGTTCCATTTTTGTTAGCTTCAGAATTTAGAACAAAGGAAGATGCTGATTTAGATAAAATATACGACAATCATTATAGAAGATATATTGACACTGATGAGCTGCTAAGAAAAGTATTGAACCTTGGATTTTCGGTACAAAGCTTTACTAAGGGACGTGGTTTATCAGTTTATAAAAATGAAGATCCGTATTTAGCAAGAGTTATTGTTGAAAAACAATAA